The Mangrovibacterium diazotrophicum genome has a segment encoding these proteins:
- a CDS encoding tetratricopeptide repeat protein, with product MTIPVACQNADSLLLIKAKIELKNGNFSKSRDYAEKVIQTNLTNSDAYIVLGQAYISSIDSCFKYEFDKGMVYCLAVQTFEKAASLTTDSVKKSNALNLAKLYSNYFFDPSVYHHIDWPKEGEEFLIENWINKKTIVHYYKIK from the coding sequence TTGACAATTCCAGTTGCATGTCAAAATGCTGACTCATTGCTTCTAATAAAGGCTAAAATTGAACTTAAAAATGGGAACTTTTCAAAATCCAGAGATTATGCAGAAAAAGTCATTCAGACTAATTTGACTAATTCTGATGCGTACATTGTTTTAGGACAAGCATATATAAGCTCCATAGACTCTTGCTTTAAATATGAATTTGATAAAGGAATGGTATATTGTTTAGCTGTTCAAACGTTTGAAAAAGCAGCTTCATTGACAACTGACAGCGTTAAAAAATCTAACGCTCTGAATCTTGCAAAACTATATTCGAATTACTTTTTTGACCCTTCAGTTTATCATCATATAGATTGGCCCAAAGAAGGAGAAGAATTTTTAATAGAAAACTGGATAAATAAAAAAACAATTGTCCATTACTACAAAATAAAATAA